One part of the Rutidosis leptorrhynchoides isolate AG116_Rl617_1_P2 chromosome 1, CSIRO_AGI_Rlap_v1, whole genome shotgun sequence genome encodes these proteins:
- the LOC139848437 gene encoding uncharacterized protein, which yields MSSFSNVEFGRYILHFEEGEVPARYLDHARNKISDWKNKFLSFEGKVQLFSTVLTTRRLYWQSTFIVPIAIVKEIEGLMRGFLWCLGDMKWGKAKLEWSRACLSKEEGGLGIKKLKEWNITLMVKWEHTYRLEGRSFWDAPLVNGASVSWCNIIAISGTIRDRFVYCIDNGAFVSTWLDTWSDYGPLATIISNRDIFHAGFSREAKLSDIVAQNGWRWPSTWFGKYSGQTQLIGIVLYGFHNASRDIHCSWYDCRLVKTKNRLMVMKKVLLSITNSITESNGVGFCGDGYGDHGFHLTVHEQGS from the exons atgtcgTCTTTTTCAAATGTCGAGTTTGGGCGTTACATCTTACATTTCGAAGAGGGTGAGGTGCCAGCTAGATATCTCG ATCATGCGAGAAATAAAATCTCAGATTGGAAGAACAAGTTTCTTTCATTTGAAGGAAAGGTGCAATTGTTTAGTACCGTCCTTACCACTAGGCGATTATATTGGCAATCAACGTTTATTGTGCCTATCGCTATTGTCAAGGAAATTGAAGGCTTGATGAGGGGATTTTTGTGGTGTCTAGGAGACATGAAATGGGGGAAGGCAAAACTTGAGTGGTCCCGTGCTTGTCTTTCAAAGGAAGAAGGTGGTCTAGGTATCAAAAAATTGAAGGAATGGAATATTACGCTTATG GTGAAGTGGGAGCATACATATCGTCTTGAAGGTAGAAGCTTTTGGGATGCTCCACTTGTAAATGGTGCGAGTGTTAGTTGGTGCAATATTATTGCCATTAGTGGCACCATTCGGGATCGATTTGTGTATTGTATTGATAATGGTGCATTTGTTTCGACATGGCTTGATACTTGGAGTGACTATGGTCCGTTAGCGACCATCATTTCTAACCGGGATATCTTTCATGCTGGTTTCTCTAGAGAAGCAAAACTGTCTGACATTGTGGCGCAAAATGGTTGGAGATGGCCAAGTACGTGGTTCGGGAAATACTCAG GGCAAACTCAGTTGATTGGTATCGTATTGTATGGTTTCCACAATGCATCTCGAGACATTCATTGTTCTTGGTACGACTGTCGTTTG GTTAAGACAAAGAATCGCTTAATGGTGATGAAGAAGGTGTTGTTATCAATCACAAACAGTATTACAGAAAGTAATGGTGTTGGGTTTTGTGGTGACGGTTATGGTGATCATGGGTTTCATCTTACAGTTCATGAACAAGGGTCTTGA
- the LOC139885556 gene encoding RING-H2 finger protein ATL43-like, with protein sequence MSYKSPWHHPTSIFFSLLSTTATSSPLPSPPPQPPPPPSALKPSMTIIIGILTTIFSITFLLLLYAKHCRRTHNPYPLAVRAAERINSGIDRTIIESLPVFRFGSLSGQKDGLECAVCLSRFDPNEMLRLLPKCKHAFHVECVDTWLDAHSTCPLCRYRVDPEDIFLIIGDQESLRDIDNTSREVDDKLVQEREIAPKRVSGRHSSAGENVTGIKISVDSTPILPVTGSRRSLDGWNLKKKVSKKSSAEARRKDGMLLVAADEERRRRRKSFEKRFEHRIVVGTGGGTDSNKNNRWSDVQPSDLLYLRSEMMILKKSRPLVLHEEGNNGLWQNGRSVINSRSVSEMSGLSRFGSNEVGVLSRWLARLSEPKSGRNSSSSNV encoded by the coding sequence ATGAGCTACAAATCCCCATGGCACCACCCTACTTCAATATTCTTTTCCCTCCTATCCACCACCGCCACGTCATCACCGTTACCGTCGCCACCgccacaaccaccaccacccccCTCCGCCCTCAAACCAAGCATGACAATAATCATCGGAATATTAACCACAATTTTCTCAATCACTTTTCTTTTACTACTTTATGCCAAACACTGCCGCCGGACACATAACCCATACCCGTTAGCGGTTCGGGCAGCTGAAAGAATTAATTCCGGTATCGACCGAACTATCATCGAGTCACTTCCGGTTTTCCGGTTTGGTTCTTTAAGTGGACAAAAAGACGGTCTGGAATGCGCGGTTTGTTTATCCCGGTTCGACCCGAATGAAATGCTCCGGTTACTACCCAAATGCAAACACGCATTTCATGTTGAGTGTGTTGATACATGGCTTGACGCACATTCCACTTGCCCGCTTTGCCGGTACCGGGTAGACccggaagatattttcttaattatcgggGATCAAGAATCATTACGAGATATTGATAACACCTCGCGAGAAGTTGACGATAAATTGGTACAGGAACGAGAAATTGCCCCGAAACGTGTTTCCGGCAGGCATTCGTCTGCCGGAGAAAACGTCACCGGAATAAAAATCTCCGTCGATTCAACGCCCATTTTACCGGTGACCGGGAGTCGGAGATCATTAGACGGATGGAACTTGAAAAAAAAGGTTAGTAAGAAATCATCGGCGGAGGCACGGCGGAAAGACGGGATGTTGTTAGTGGCGGCGGACGAGGAACGGCGGCGGCGGAGAAAGAGCTTCGAGAAACGGTTTGAGCATAGAATTGTGGTGGGGACAGGTGGTGGGACTGATAGTAATAAGAATAATAGATGGAGCGACGTACAGCCGTCGGATCTGTTATATTTACGATCAGAAATGATGATACTGAAAAAATCACGACCGTTGGTTTTGCATGAGGAAGGGAATAATGGTTTGTGGCAGAATGGCAGAAGTGTAATAAATTCGAGAAGTGTGTCGGAAATGAGTGGGTTGAGTAGGTTCGGTAGTAATGAAGTTGGAGTTTTATCGAGGTGGTTGGCTCGGTTATCCGAACCTAAATCAGGACGTAATTCTTCGTCTTCCAATGTATAA